CAAATGGTTAGCCAACCTCTTAGATAACTTTCAAAAGATTAAAGATTTAATAAAATGTACGAATAAGCAAGATTTTTTACACGCGCTTTATAAAGATAATACCTCATGTTAATAATCGTCATGACACTTTATAATTAAAAAGCTGTGGGCCAACTCTTATCGACCCACAGCTTTATTATCTGTTTAGCGATTAAATAACGCTTTTACATCCACATTTTCCCGTTTTTCTGGTGGTGCTTCAAACATTTCTCTTGAGGTAAAGCGGAAGAAACCAGCAATGATGTTTCCAGGAAAAACAGCGATAGATTTATTGAATTTACCGACATGCCCGTTATAGTTACGACGAGCTGCTTGAATTTGCTCTTCGATTTCATTAATAGACCGTTGAATGTGCAAATAGTTCTCGTTAAATTTGAGTTCTGGATAGCGCTCGATTGTGACAGTAATAGCTTGCATTTCTTTCGTCAACTGGTTATGCGCTTTGATTTTTTCATCTGGATTGCTTGCTTTTAAAATACCTTGACGTAGCCCAACAACATTTTCTAATGCTTCAATTTCTTTATCCGTCGCTTGACGCGCTGTTTGTATTAAGTTATCAAGCTGATCCACCCGTTTCATTAGAAAAGCATCGAGATCCGCAAATGCATTATCAACATTTACATTAAGCTTTTGAAAACTGTTGTAATTCATAATAAGGAAAAGTGCCACTACAACTAGTACGATGATTAAAATAACCATTATTATCCCCCTCTATTCTTTAGACCAAATACGTAAATTTAAGTTCAATTCGTCAACTAACTCTAATGATTTATTAATGTCTTCATAATACTCCTGCACTAGGCTCTTATTAATTGGGGTTAGAAGACCTGATTCGAAATGTTCTTTACCTGTGGAAAGTAAGAAATACATTTTTCCATCTCTAAATGAAAAATAGGCCACATTCCGAGCATCTTGACTCGCTCGTCTCTGATCGCCACCTACATTAAGCCCCACTTTAACTGCCTCTTTTAAAGTTTCTGGCTTTGGTGTGTCCTGTGGCTGAACCTCTCTTTTCTTCGTAGCAAACTCGTAGAGACGTCTCATAAATCCTGGTGTTAGAATATATCGCGCTTTAATTTGATCTGTTGTGCGAACTGTGAACTTATCCATAAATTCCATATCCTCTAACTCTACTTCTTCTAGACGTCGCCCTTTTTCACCCGATAAGAAACGAGGTAACGATATCTTCAACCCTTTTTGTTTCGGTACAACCGTTGTTAAACCTTCAAAATCCTTATTAAAATCTACAACAAAGATCATGCCTTGGAAAATGGTCGTAACCCGTTCCTGTGTTTTCCCATTTTTGTCTTTGTATTTCTCTACCTTCTCGGCTTTAATCTCTGAGAACGACAGCTCCGTTTTCGTTCCTTTAATACCATTAGCATCAACATCGTCATTTCCTACAAAACCTTTTATTAAATCATCCCCTGAATAACGATTCGGGTCATCTTTAAAAATATTTGATTTTATAAATTGATTGCGATGTACATAGCTCTTCGGTTTGTACGTAAAATTAGGATTAAGGAATTGAATAAGTGCGGTAAGAAGTTGTTCTTTTATCTTGACTCGCATTTTCTTTCTTTGCTCATAAACATCCTTAAACAAATACGCGCCATATGCAGCCAATGCCGCTATCACATAGATTCTAAAACCATCAAAGAAAATGATCATGGCAAGTGCTACCAGGGCAGGTATGATGAGTTTTTTCGCCTGTTCTTTTGCTAAAGACATCGTTTTTTGTCGCTCTTCCTCCAACTTTTCTGCTATTGGTTGAAGATCTTTTTCATAGTGTTCGTCAAATTCTGCTTGTGTTTTTGAAAATCTCTCAAGTTGGTAAGTAGCATCTTGTTTCCCTATTTTCATCCACTCCTTTTTTGTAGTTAATTATAAGTACGATGTCGAACTAGGAAAAGATTCACAGGATCATCATAATATATCCCATTAAAGGTTGTCATTAGTACATATATCACATGCTCCTCCAGGTACTTTCCGACTTATTTTAATAAATTATTACCAAATACCCCCACTTCCACTGACTCTAAAAGTAAAAAAGAGATATTTAATCCTATTTAAAATCCTTTTATTTCCTTTTATTTCTTTTAATTAGGGCTCTTTTTTTCTTGAAAAATGTTGGGTTTTATATATTTCTGTCATATAAATGACTTATCTTATAAAACGAACCTTCAATCAGGGGCGCTTTCGTTCTTCTTCCACTGATTGGTCATTGCGTGAATCAGGACACGAGCTCCCGATTAAATAGCTGAGCCGGAGTTTTACGGACGCTTATTGTGATAAACAGATCTTAGAAAACAATTTGATCGGATTTTTCTACTTGCTAAAACTTTAAAATGTAGTTTCTTACATAAGCACAACGTAAACATTGCCTTTTCTATAATGTATCGTTGATTGAAGAGCACAAATGGATCATCATTGAGATACCTAAAAAGACCATGACCCATAAAATCGGGTCATGGTCATATTACATTGTTTGAATAACAATAGGTCTTCGAAGACACTGTTTTGAGGGACATAATTATTCAATTAACTGAAAGGTGCCTAAGGCGGGCGTCGTCACATTATCTATCTTCTGGTACCTGTGTTGAAATATGCCAAG
The DNA window shown above is from Salipaludibacillus agaradhaerens and carries:
- a CDS encoding LemA family protein — protein: MVILIIVLVVVALFLIMNYNSFQKLNVNVDNAFADLDAFLMKRVDQLDNLIQTARQATDKEIEALENVVGLRQGILKASNPDEKIKAHNQLTKEMQAITVTIERYPELKFNENYLHIQRSINEIEEQIQAARRNYNGHVGKFNKSIAVFPGNIIAGFFRFTSREMFEAPPEKRENVDVKALFNR
- a CDS encoding DUF3137 domain-containing protein, translating into MKIGKQDATYQLERFSKTQAEFDEHYEKDLQPIAEKLEEERQKTMSLAKEQAKKLIIPALVALAMIIFFDGFRIYVIAALAAYGAYLFKDVYEQRKKMRVKIKEQLLTALIQFLNPNFTYKPKSYVHRNQFIKSNIFKDDPNRYSGDDLIKGFVGNDDVDANGIKGTKTELSFSEIKAEKVEKYKDKNGKTQERVTTIFQGMIFVVDFNKDFEGLTTVVPKQKGLKISLPRFLSGEKGRRLEEVELEDMEFMDKFTVRTTDQIKARYILTPGFMRRLYEFATKKREVQPQDTPKPETLKEAVKVGLNVGGDQRRASQDARNVAYFSFRDGKMYFLLSTGKEHFESGLLTPINKSLVQEYYEDINKSLELVDELNLNLRIWSKE